From the Natronococcus sp. AD-5 genome, one window contains:
- a CDS encoding NAD(P)/FAD-dependent oxidoreductase produces the protein MATDSTVHDYEVLVVGGGPAGMTAALYTTRLGHRTAVVDRGGGRAAMMQDVHNLLGITEETSGNEFLSVGRDQLREYGCDIHNDLLVSCDSNEDGSIRLCGNNADYRTKYIVLATGFNDVRPEPPLPRTGRGLHYCLHCDAYMFVDEPVYVMGYGESAAHVAAIMLNFTDDVDLLTRDDSPEWSDETATMLSNHPIDIIHEDITSVQNNKDGWLAALEFEDGMVREYKGGFAMYGAEYNNGLARNLGCDINDDGTVVVDDHGQTTVDRVYAVGDLTPGHNQLPIALGEGAKAGISLHFALREFPRDLDVIEEQGPVRSDEIPGIPDELLEQEVDFHTYD, from the coding sequence ATGGCTACTGATTCGACTGTTCACGATTACGAAGTTCTCGTCGTCGGAGGCGGTCCGGCTGGAATGACCGCGGCGCTGTATACGACGCGACTTGGCCATCGGACTGCCGTCGTTGACCGAGGCGGTGGACGTGCAGCGATGATGCAAGACGTCCACAATTTACTGGGTATCACGGAGGAGACATCTGGAAACGAATTTCTCTCGGTCGGTAGAGACCAACTTCGAGAGTACGGATGCGATATCCACAATGATCTACTCGTCTCCTGCGACAGTAATGAGGATGGTTCGATCCGTCTCTGTGGGAATAATGCTGACTATCGCACAAAGTACATTGTTCTTGCGACGGGATTCAACGATGTCCGCCCGGAACCGCCACTACCGCGGACCGGTCGTGGACTCCACTACTGCTTGCACTGTGATGCCTACATGTTCGTCGACGAACCCGTCTACGTCATGGGGTACGGGGAGAGCGCTGCACACGTAGCCGCGATCATGCTGAACTTCACCGACGATGTTGATCTACTCACCCGCGATGATAGCCCTGAATGGAGCGACGAGACGGCAACAATGCTCTCGAACCATCCAATCGATATCATTCACGAGGACATCACTAGCGTTCAAAACAACAAAGACGGCTGGTTAGCAGCCCTCGAGTTCGAAGACGGCATGGTTCGCGAGTACAAGGGTGGCTTCGCCATGTACGGTGCCGAGTACAACAACGGTCTAGCCCGCAACCTCGGCTGTGATATCAATGATGATGGAACGGTCGTCGTCGATGATCACGGGCAGACAACAGTCGACCGCGTCTATGCAGTGGGAGACCTGACGCCTGGACACAATCAACTTCCAATTGCATTGGGCGAAGGAGCGAAGGCTGGTATTTCGTTGCATTTCGCGTTACGTGAATTTCCCCGCGATCTCGACGTCATCGAGGAACAGGGTCCAGTCCGTTCCGATGAAATTCCTGGGATTCCCGACGAACTTCTCGAGCAAGAAGTCGACTTCCACACATATGACTGA
- the trxA gene encoding thioredoxin has translation MATDARDDVSAQSLDEPIYIDGRSHLEDVTTAHDVVLVNFYADWCGPCQMLNPVLERLADTTEAVIAKVDVDEHQQLAGSFGVRGVPTLVLFADGEQVEQQSGALPEDRLRDLIEGYTE, from the coding sequence ATGGCAACAGATGCACGCGACGACGTTTCGGCGCAATCGCTCGACGAACCGATCTACATCGACGGGAGAAGCCACCTCGAGGACGTCACGACGGCGCACGACGTCGTCCTTGTGAACTTCTACGCCGACTGGTGTGGCCCCTGTCAGATGCTCAATCCCGTCCTCGAGCGGTTAGCGGACACGACTGAGGCCGTGATCGCCAAGGTCGACGTCGACGAACACCAGCAGCTCGCGGGTTCGTTCGGCGTTCGCGGCGTGCCGACGCTCGTCCTCTTCGCGGACGGCGAACAGGTCGAACAGCAGTCCGGCGCGCTGCCGGAAGACCGACTCCGCGACTTGATCGAGGGATACACCGAATGA
- a CDS encoding NAD(P)/FAD-dependent oxidoreductase, with protein MNEDAATTADVRDVVIVGSGIAGLSAAVYAARADLEPLILEGPEPGGQLTLTTDVENYLGFLEGVGGMELIQNGKDQVERFGAEFTHGTVENATLEEQPFELDLSNGDRLRTRALIVASGASARWVGAENEDELMGYGLSTCATCDGAFHRGDDVLVIGGGDSVMEEALFLAKFADSVTVVHRREELRASEIMADRARDHETIEFRWNTELEALQSSQEEGVTGATLVSHPDGYPLEKAANGADVTLETVDIGGVFYAIGHTPNTEFLEGAAVDRGESGYLYTRTDNDGRTTTKTTVEGVFAAGDVADPHYQQAITAAGTGSMAALDAEAYLETLDRTEETALEMPL; from the coding sequence ATGAACGAGGACGCTGCCACGACCGCAGACGTTCGCGACGTCGTGATCGTCGGTTCCGGTATCGCCGGCCTTTCCGCAGCCGTCTACGCCGCGCGGGCCGACCTCGAGCCGCTGATACTCGAGGGGCCCGAACCGGGCGGCCAACTGACGCTGACGACCGACGTCGAGAATTACCTCGGCTTCCTCGAGGGCGTCGGCGGGATGGAGCTGATCCAGAATGGCAAGGACCAGGTCGAGCGCTTCGGCGCTGAGTTCACTCACGGCACTGTCGAAAACGCGACGCTCGAGGAGCAGCCGTTCGAGCTCGACCTCTCGAACGGCGATCGTCTGCGAACGCGTGCGCTGATCGTTGCGAGCGGCGCGAGCGCTCGTTGGGTCGGCGCCGAGAACGAAGACGAACTGATGGGCTACGGGCTCTCGACGTGTGCAACCTGCGACGGCGCGTTCCACCGCGGCGACGACGTCCTCGTGATCGGCGGCGGCGATTCGGTGATGGAAGAAGCGCTCTTCCTCGCGAAGTTCGCCGACAGCGTGACGGTCGTCCACCGCCGTGAGGAACTGCGCGCGTCCGAGATCATGGCCGACCGCGCCCGCGACCACGAAACTATCGAGTTCCGCTGGAATACGGAACTCGAGGCGCTTCAGAGCTCACAAGAAGAGGGAGTCACCGGCGCAACGCTTGTCTCTCACCCCGACGGCTATCCCCTCGAAAAAGCTGCAAACGGCGCCGACGTGACGCTCGAGACGGTCGACATCGGCGGTGTATTCTACGCAATTGGGCACACGCCGAATACCGAGTTCCTCGAGGGGGCCGCCGTCGACCGCGGCGAGAGCGGCTACCTCTACACTCGAACCGACAACGACGGCCGCACGACGACCAAGACCACGGTCGAGGGCGTCTTCGCCGCCGGCGACGTCGCTGATCCGCACTATCAACAGGCGATCACCGCCGCTGGTACTGGCAGCATGGCAGCGCTTGACGCCGAAGCGTACCTCGAGACGCTCGATCGGACGGAAGAAACCGCACTTGAGATGCCTCTGTAG
- a CDS encoding PIN domain-containing protein, which produces MKVLDATFLIDYLDGREATREFYEEHGAKETRWVAPVPALAEALVGEGNLPNGDIDAARADLAWVDAHPIDERTAVTAGVITNEIAPGGPYLDGPDALIAVVGRELNAPVVSGDGDLAHEETMAVVDVKEY; this is translated from the coding sequence ATTAAGGTCCTCGACGCGACGTTCCTGATCGACTACCTGGACGGCCGTGAGGCGACCCGCGAGTTCTACGAGGAGCACGGTGCTAAGGAGACTCGATGGGTTGCTCCGGTTCCGGCACTCGCGGAAGCCCTTGTCGGTGAGGGGAATCTCCCAAACGGCGATATCGACGCTGCCCGCGCTGACCTGGCATGGGTCGACGCTCATCCCATTGACGAGCGGACGGCCGTCACGGCAGGGGTGATCACGAACGAGATCGCGCCGGGTGGTCCCTATCTGGACGGGCCGGACGCGCTGATCGCAGTGGTTGGTCGTGAACTCAATGCGCCGGTGGTCAGCGGCGATGGCGACCTCGCTCACGAGGAAACCATGGCAGTCGTCGACGTCAAGGAATACTGA